One window of the Bradyrhizobium sp. NP1 genome contains the following:
- the bamE gene encoding outer membrane protein assembly factor BamE has protein sequence MTDIRNTSSRAPALRGASTRWGRIRATAAIALVCAVLGACTGEQFQKGYILPAGALEQIPIGASQDQVLIVMGTPSTVATLDGEVFYYISQRASRPVAFMNDRVVDQRVIAIYFDKNRQVRRLANYGLKDGKIFDFVSRTTTTSGQELSYLTPLFKLLSFN, from the coding sequence ATGACCGATATTCGCAATACAAGCTCACGCGCCCCGGCTCTGCGCGGCGCCTCGACGCGCTGGGGCCGCATCCGCGCCACGGCCGCGATAGCCCTCGTCTGCGCCGTGCTCGGCGCCTGCACCGGCGAGCAATTCCAGAAGGGCTACATCCTGCCTGCAGGCGCGCTGGAGCAGATCCCGATCGGCGCGAGCCAGGACCAGGTGCTGATCGTGATGGGCACGCCGTCGACCGTCGCAACGCTCGACGGCGAGGTGTTCTATTACATCTCGCAGCGCGCAAGTCGCCCGGTCGCCTTCATGAACGACCGCGTTGTCGACCAGCGGGTGATCGCGATCTATTTCGACAAGAACCGGCAGGTCCGCCGCCTCGCCAATTACGGGCTGAAGGACGGCAAGATCTTCGACTTCGTCAGTCGCACCACGACGACGTCAGGCCAGGAGCTGAGCTACCTGACCCCGCTGTTCAAGCTATTGAGCTTCAACTAG
- a CDS encoding ubiquinol-cytochrome C chaperone family protein: MLWPFSQFRKPRVAPPGTIEAIYGMIVTQAREPLFYRDLGVADTVNGRFDLLLVHLWLLLRRIRPVQGGPEIAQALFDRFCDDMDANLREMGVGDLAVPKRMQAFGEAFYGRTAAYDMALTEGEEALAQAFCRNVLNGENLPGAHRLAAYAHTVMTMLAGLDDATLLAASWTFPAPSLEANGHG; encoded by the coding sequence ATGCTCTGGCCGTTCAGTCAATTCAGGAAACCCCGTGTTGCCCCGCCGGGCACCATTGAAGCGATCTATGGCATGATCGTGACGCAAGCGCGAGAACCCTTATTTTACCGGGACTTGGGCGTGGCCGACACGGTTAATGGCCGTTTTGACCTGCTCTTGGTGCATTTATGGCTGCTGTTGCGCCGGATCCGGCCGGTGCAGGGTGGACCTGAGATCGCGCAGGCGCTGTTCGACCGCTTCTGCGACGATATGGACGCCAATCTGCGCGAGATGGGTGTCGGCGACCTTGCCGTGCCGAAGCGGATGCAGGCCTTTGGCGAGGCGTTCTATGGCCGCACCGCGGCCTACGACATGGCCTTGACCGAGGGCGAAGAGGCGCTGGCGCAGGCCTTCTGCAGGAACGTCCTCAACGGTGAGAACTTGCCCGGGGCGCACCGGCTCGCGGCCTATGCGCACACGGTGATGACGATGCTGGCCGGGCTCGACGATGCGACGCTGCTAGCTGCATCGTGGACGTTTCCGGCGCCGTCGCTGGAGGCGAATGGCCATGGCTAG
- a CDS encoding DUF177 domain-containing protein, with product MAMASTKTNSDPWRAPLGVAQIPDTGLHREIEADAQARRVIAELAGLRDVLSAQASFDVTPKSGGRFHVTGRVRARIGQVCVVTLDPIENDIDEGIDVVFAPPELIPTRIAPAEDVEEGDDAQEPDPPEPIVNGFIDLGRLATDALFLGIDPYPRKPGAVFEPRVAAADPEDHPFAALQALKGDARSPEGRKPKPK from the coding sequence ATGGCCATGGCTAGCACGAAGACCAATAGCGATCCCTGGCGCGCGCCGCTCGGCGTTGCGCAAATCCCCGACACCGGCCTGCACCGCGAGATCGAAGCGGATGCACAGGCGCGCCGGGTCATTGCCGAGCTTGCGGGCCTGCGCGATGTGCTGTCGGCGCAGGCGTCGTTCGACGTCACGCCGAAGAGCGGCGGCCGTTTCCATGTCACCGGCCGTGTCCGCGCGCGGATCGGGCAAGTCTGCGTGGTGACGCTCGATCCGATCGAGAACGACATCGACGAAGGGATCGATGTGGTGTTCGCGCCGCCGGAATTGATTCCTACCCGGATCGCGCCTGCGGAGGATGTCGAGGAGGGCGATGACGCGCAGGAGCCAGACCCGCCGGAGCCGATCGTGAATGGCTTCATCGACCTCGGCCGTCTTGCGACGGACGCGCTGTTTCTCGGCATCGATCCCTATCCGCGCAAGCCGGGCGCGGTGTTCGAACCGCGTGTCGCGGCGGCCGATCCCGAAGATCATCCGTTCGCTGCGCTTCAGGCCCTCAAAGGGGACGCGCGCTCGCCCGAAGGGCGCAAGCCCAAGCCGAAGTGA
- the plsX gene encoding phosphate acyltransferase PlsX, protein MPQKVRIALDAMGGDVGAAVVIPGAAISLKRHPDTEFLLFGDSVLIGAELAKYPELKAASRVVHTDVAVGMDDKPSQALRRGRKNSSMWLAIDAVKKGEAGVVVSAGNTGALVAMARFCLRMLAGIDRPALAAVWPTMRGDSVVLDLGATIGGDARHLVALSVMGSAMASVLFNLERPKVGLLNIGVEEMKGHEEIREAAELLRAMNLPQLDYIGFVEGDGIGRGDADVIVSEGFSGNIALKATEGTARQIMTFLRDAIEKSLLARIGYLLARGAFRQLRDKLDPGKSNGSVLLGLNGIVVKSHGGTDAEGFASAVEVGYEMVHYDLLTKINQMLNRDGGALKQAQTAQEAVS, encoded by the coding sequence ATGCCTCAAAAGGTTCGAATTGCGCTTGACGCCATGGGTGGCGATGTCGGCGCAGCAGTGGTCATCCCCGGCGCCGCGATCTCGCTGAAGCGACATCCCGATACGGAGTTCCTGCTGTTCGGCGATTCCGTGCTGATCGGTGCGGAGCTCGCCAAATACCCGGAGCTGAAGGCCGCTTCCCGCGTTGTCCACACCGACGTCGCGGTCGGCATGGACGACAAGCCGAGCCAGGCGTTGCGGCGCGGGCGCAAGAACTCGTCGATGTGGCTCGCGATCGATGCGGTCAAGAAGGGCGAGGCGGGCGTTGTCGTCTCCGCCGGCAATACCGGCGCGCTGGTGGCCATGGCCCGCTTCTGCCTGCGCATGCTCGCAGGGATCGACCGCCCGGCGCTCGCCGCCGTCTGGCCGACCATGCGCGGCGATTCGGTCGTGCTGGATCTCGGCGCCACCATCGGCGGGGATGCGCGTCACTTGGTGGCGCTGTCGGTGATGGGCAGCGCGATGGCGAGCGTGCTGTTCAACCTGGAGCGGCCAAAGGTCGGCCTGCTCAATATCGGCGTCGAGGAAATGAAGGGCCATGAGGAGATAAGAGAGGCGGCCGAGCTGTTGCGCGCGATGAATCTGCCGCAGCTCGACTATATCGGCTTTGTCGAAGGCGACGGCATCGGGCGAGGCGACGCCGACGTCATCGTGTCGGAGGGGTTTTCCGGCAATATCGCGCTCAAGGCGACCGAAGGCACGGCCCGCCAGATCATGACCTTCCTGCGCGATGCCATCGAAAAGAGCCTGCTTGCGCGCATCGGCTATCTCTTGGCCCGCGGCGCGTTCCGCCAGCTACGCGACAAGCTCGATCCCGGCAAGTCGAACGGCAGCGTGCTGCTGGGTCTGAACGGCATCGTGGTCAAGAGCCATGGCGGCACCGATGCCGAGGGCTTTGCCTCCGCCGTCGAGGTTGGCTATGAGATGGTGCACTACGATCTCCTGACAAAGATTAACCAGATGCTCAATCGCGACGGCGGTGCGCTGAAGCAAGCGCAGACCGCGCAGGAGGCTGTCTCGTGA
- a CDS encoding beta-ketoacyl-ACP synthase III: MTAIRSVILGCGSYLPQRVLTNAELAERIDTSDEWIVQRTGIRQRHIAADGEFTSHLAINAANAALAHAGVDAQSIDLIVLATSTPDNTFPATAVAVQHGLGINHGAAFDLQAVCSGFVFALATADNFLRTGSYKRALVIGAETFSRILDWNDRGTCVLFGDGAGAVILDAQEQPGKPSDRGILTTHLRSDGRHKSKLYVDGGPSSTQTVGYLRMEGREVFKHAVGMITDVIVDAFNATGLTAEDIQWFIPHQANKRIIDASAHKLHIAPPKVVLTVDRHGNTSAASIPLALDLAVRDGRVKKGDLLLLEAMGGGFTWGSALVRW, encoded by the coding sequence GTGACTGCAATCCGTTCGGTCATACTCGGCTGCGGCTCGTACTTGCCGCAGCGTGTGTTGACCAATGCCGAGCTTGCCGAGCGCATCGACACCTCCGACGAATGGATCGTGCAGCGGACGGGGATCCGGCAGCGTCATATCGCCGCCGACGGCGAGTTCACCTCGCACCTCGCCATCAACGCGGCGAACGCTGCGCTCGCCCATGCCGGCGTCGATGCGCAGTCGATCGACCTGATCGTTCTGGCGACCTCGACGCCCGACAACACGTTTCCTGCGACCGCGGTCGCGGTGCAGCACGGGCTCGGCATCAATCATGGTGCGGCCTTCGACCTGCAGGCGGTGTGCTCGGGCTTCGTGTTCGCGCTGGCGACCGCCGACAACTTCCTGCGCACGGGCAGCTACAAGCGCGCGCTCGTCATCGGCGCCGAGACCTTTTCGCGGATTCTCGACTGGAACGATCGCGGCACCTGTGTGCTGTTCGGCGATGGCGCCGGCGCGGTCATCCTCGATGCGCAGGAGCAGCCCGGAAAACCTTCAGACCGCGGCATATTGACCACGCATCTGCGTTCCGACGGCCGCCACAAGTCGAAGCTCTATGTCGACGGCGGCCCGTCCTCGACCCAGACCGTCGGATATCTGCGGATGGAAGGACGCGAGGTCTTCAAGCACGCGGTCGGCATGATCACCGACGTGATCGTCGACGCTTTCAACGCCACCGGCCTCACCGCGGAAGACATCCAGTGGTTCATTCCGCACCAGGCCAACAAGCGAATCATCGACGCTTCGGCGCACAAACTCCATATTGCGCCGCCGAAGGTCGTTTTGACCGTCGACCGCCATGGCAACACCTCGGCGGCCTCGATTCCGCTCGCGCTCGACCTCGCCGTCAGGGACGGCCGCGTCAAGAAAGGCGATTTATTGCTGCTGGAAGCCATGGGGGGCGGCTTCACCTGGGGGTCGGCGCTCGTGCGCTGGTAA
- a CDS encoding integration host factor subunit alpha: MAGTGKTVTRVDLCEAVYQKVGLSRTESSAFVELVLKEITDCLEKGETVKLSSFGSFMVRKKGQRIGRNPKTGMEVPISPRRVMVFKPSAILKQRINGHHPNANGDGKEED, from the coding sequence ATGGCTGGAACCGGAAAAACAGTTACGCGCGTCGATTTGTGCGAGGCGGTCTACCAGAAGGTCGGACTGTCGCGCACCGAATCGTCCGCCTTTGTCGAATTGGTGCTGAAGGAGATCACCGACTGCCTGGAAAAGGGCGAGACGGTGAAGCTGTCCTCGTTTGGCTCGTTCATGGTGCGCAAAAAGGGGCAGCGCATCGGCCGCAATCCGAAGACCGGCATGGAAGTGCCGATCTCGCCGCGGCGGGTCATGGTGTTCAAGCCTTCCGCGATCCTGAAGCAGCGGATCAACGGGCATCATCCCAACGCCAACGGCGACGGCAAGGAAGAGGACTAG
- a CDS encoding MerR family transcriptional regulator translates to MDKAPDAFRTISEVAEDLDIPQHVLRFWETRFAQIKPMKRSGGRRYYRPDDVDLLKGIRRLLYGEGYTIRGVQRILKEHGVKSVQSLADTNNAVSFGAIEEAVGLSLMEEPQGLGTEGEEEETADEREGIDFRFADVDDDGLLTSFREDPGEGGDPRPIDRERLERVLQDLTACRKLLDQALKDG, encoded by the coding sequence TTGGACAAGGCGCCGGATGCGTTCCGAACCATCAGCGAGGTCGCCGAAGACCTCGACATTCCCCAGCACGTCCTGAGGTTCTGGGAGACGCGCTTCGCGCAGATCAAGCCGATGAAGCGGAGCGGCGGCCGACGCTACTACCGCCCCGACGATGTCGATCTGCTCAAGGGCATCCGCCGGCTGCTCTACGGCGAGGGCTACACCATCCGCGGGGTGCAGCGCATCCTCAAGGAGCACGGCGTCAAGTCGGTCCAGAGTCTCGCTGACACCAACAATGCAGTTTCCTTCGGCGCCATCGAGGAGGCGGTCGGGCTGAGCCTGATGGAGGAGCCCCAGGGCCTCGGCACCGAAGGCGAGGAGGAGGAGACGGCGGACGAGCGGGAAGGCATCGACTTCCGCTTTGCCGACGTCGACGACGACGGGCTTTTGACCTCGTTCCGCGAGGATCCGGGCGAGGGCGGCGACCCGCGGCCGATCGACCGCGAGCGGCTGGAACGGGTGCTGCAGGACCTGACCGCCTGCCGGAAGCTCCTCGACCAGGCGCTCAAGGACGGCTGA
- a CDS encoding polysaccharide biosynthesis/export family protein, protein MPGSIGRPNWLGSALAALLAVTLLSACSELPGTGPKSNAVHTFATAGLRSDAALPYAVVDVSADTIGFLSQPNVVSFQGAFPDKRPKSLQVAGVGDVLNISIFEAAPGGLFTPATAAGARPGNFVDLPPQAVDQKGSIYVPYAGEIPAAARTLPEIQQAIVARLRNRAIEPQVVVSLNQQHSSVVSVLGDVNTPGVLALNSVGERMLALIARAGGPKFEAIESYVTLQRDGKRVRVLLARIVHDPTENIFIRPNDVIFLSHEAPTFTALGALNQNVFGFNSEIPFDVETLTLAQAIGKAGGLNDQQSDPAEVFVYRYEDRGFLQKMGVDTKKFVYEKIPTIYHVNLRDPSGMLLAAGFQMRTKDVMYVANARVVDYYKLLTLISNTANTVSNTANAVTNVNTAVKTKW, encoded by the coding sequence TTGCCTGGCTCGATCGGTCGCCCGAACTGGCTTGGCTCGGCGCTTGCCGCGTTGCTTGCCGTGACCCTCCTGAGCGCCTGTTCCGAACTGCCGGGAACGGGACCGAAGAGCAACGCCGTGCATACCTTTGCAACGGCAGGATTGCGGTCGGACGCGGCGTTGCCGTATGCGGTGGTTGACGTGAGCGCGGATACGATCGGCTTTCTCTCGCAACCGAATGTCGTCAGCTTCCAGGGCGCCTTTCCGGACAAGCGACCCAAGTCGCTGCAGGTCGCCGGCGTAGGCGACGTGCTCAATATCTCGATTTTCGAAGCTGCGCCCGGCGGTCTGTTTACGCCGGCAACGGCGGCCGGTGCACGCCCCGGCAACTTCGTCGATCTGCCGCCGCAGGCCGTCGATCAGAAGGGCAGCATCTACGTGCCCTACGCAGGCGAAATTCCGGCCGCGGCGCGAACCTTGCCGGAGATCCAGCAGGCGATCGTCGCGCGGCTGCGGAACCGCGCGATCGAACCGCAGGTCGTCGTCAGCCTCAACCAGCAGCATTCCAGCGTCGTGAGCGTGCTCGGCGATGTGAACACGCCAGGCGTTCTCGCGCTCAACAGCGTCGGCGAGCGGATGTTGGCCCTGATCGCGCGCGCCGGCGGACCGAAGTTCGAAGCGATCGAGAGCTATGTGACGCTGCAGCGTGACGGAAAGCGCGTCAGGGTGCTCCTGGCCCGCATCGTTCACGATCCGACCGAGAACATCTTCATTCGGCCGAATGACGTGATCTTCCTCAGCCACGAGGCGCCGACGTTTACCGCGCTTGGTGCGCTCAACCAGAACGTCTTCGGGTTCAACTCGGAGATTCCGTTCGACGTCGAGACGCTGACACTGGCACAGGCGATCGGCAAGGCCGGCGGCCTCAACGATCAGCAGTCCGATCCTGCCGAGGTGTTCGTCTATCGCTACGAGGATCGCGGCTTCCTGCAGAAGATGGGCGTCGACACCAAGAAGTTTGTCTACGAGAAGATCCCGACCATCTATCACGTCAACCTGCGCGATCCCTCGGGCATGTTGCTGGCCGCCGGGTTCCAGATGCGGACCAAGGACGTGATGTACGTGGCCAATGCCAGGGTGGTGGATTACTACAAGCTGCTGACGCTGATCAGCAACACGGCGAACACCGTCTCGAATACGGCCAATGCGGTGACCAATGTGAACACTGCGGTCAAAACCAAATGGTAG
- a CDS encoding O-antigen ligase family protein, with the protein MQTIRLIQLWTTIAVLCLAPLFFGSVDQLWVAIWTAALSIATLCGPTAPIGVSQRRVLVTFLLVCGAYALVAVAQVRPDLFARLNDPIWQRANDLLQLDAEPRISSRAEIPSVAIGHFLLVVTSFMSGFFVGASRRDSDLLMAFARYSILFYAIYGLFALVFTPNMVLWAPKLAYHGSLTASFVNHNTAATYIGAGVILWFCSAFLAGQNLQFSSLRVLLLTPSNDQVAFKLILRMAAGLVCFFALLLTGSRGGLICSCLGLLVAIGLMLANRLRPRFWLVIASASLALALVAGWLSQAGRIGSQGLFDDGRWAVYGYCIEAIRERPWLGAGAGTFADLFPSLRSATFSSWGVWDYAHSTILEIAVEMGVPVAALVVLGVASSLFVLARAALAARDRSRSSLAAITGIAVLGYLHSTIDFSLQIPGCLIVFWILLGCWLARATTERAASEKTRPRGLAVVRSESAVEGPPLEPSLRKVSALRK; encoded by the coding sequence GTGCAAACGATCAGGCTGATCCAGCTCTGGACGACGATTGCGGTTCTTTGCCTGGCGCCGCTGTTTTTCGGATCGGTCGACCAGCTCTGGGTGGCGATTTGGACGGCCGCGCTGTCAATCGCCACCCTGTGCGGCCCGACCGCGCCGATCGGGGTCAGCCAGCGCCGCGTGCTGGTCACGTTCCTGCTTGTTTGCGGCGCCTACGCGCTTGTAGCGGTCGCCCAGGTCAGGCCTGATCTGTTCGCTCGGCTCAACGATCCGATCTGGCAACGCGCGAACGATCTGCTGCAACTCGATGCCGAGCCGCGGATCTCGAGCCGCGCCGAGATCCCGTCGGTTGCGATCGGGCACTTTCTGCTCGTCGTGACCTCCTTCATGAGCGGATTCTTCGTCGGCGCCTCGCGGCGCGACAGCGATCTGCTGATGGCGTTCGCGCGATATTCCATTCTCTTCTACGCGATCTATGGCCTCTTCGCGCTGGTGTTCACGCCCAACATGGTGTTGTGGGCCCCCAAGCTTGCGTATCACGGCAGCCTGACTGCGAGCTTTGTCAACCACAACACGGCGGCGACCTACATCGGAGCCGGCGTGATCCTGTGGTTCTGCTCGGCGTTCCTCGCGGGGCAAAACCTGCAGTTTTCGTCGCTTCGCGTGCTGCTGCTCACGCCGTCCAATGACCAGGTTGCGTTCAAGCTGATCCTGCGAATGGCAGCCGGACTGGTCTGCTTCTTCGCGCTGCTCCTCACCGGTTCCCGCGGCGGCCTGATCTGCTCGTGCCTGGGACTGCTCGTCGCGATCGGCCTGATGCTGGCCAACCGATTGCGGCCGCGGTTCTGGCTCGTTATCGCTTCCGCAAGCCTTGCCCTCGCGTTGGTGGCGGGCTGGCTGAGCCAGGCGGGACGAATTGGCAGCCAGGGATTATTCGATGACGGGCGCTGGGCCGTCTATGGCTATTGCATCGAAGCCATACGCGAGCGGCCGTGGCTGGGTGCCGGCGCTGGAACCTTTGCCGACCTGTTCCCGTCGCTGCGGTCGGCCACCTTCAGCAGCTGGGGTGTGTGGGACTATGCGCACTCCACGATCCTTGAAATCGCTGTCGAGATGGGTGTGCCGGTTGCCGCGCTTGTCGTCCTTGGCGTGGCTTCGTCTCTGTTCGTTCTGGCGCGGGCTGCGCTCGCGGCCAGGGATCGGAGCAGAAGCTCGCTAGCCGCGATAACGGGGATCGCGGTGCTCGGCTATCTGCATTCGACGATCGATTTTTCGCTGCAGATACCCGGCTGCCTCATCGTGTTCTGGATCCTGCTCGGTTGCTGGCTCGCAAGAGCAACCACCGAGCGGGCAGCGTCCGAGAAGACGCGCCCGCGCGGACTTGCTGTCGTCAGATCAGAAAGCGCAGTCGAGGGCCCGCCGTTGGAGCCCTCGCTGCGCAAGGTTTCTGCTTTACGAAAGTGA
- a CDS encoding transglutaminase-like cysteine peptidase, with product MTRTASAILAFAALAGGLFADEAHARNRHSQDIGPSSPIAESAPTLAPFQHVRFCLRYPSECKSDPMENERIDMNAENSELLDRINRGVNASIIPMAKSYGTELQDGWTISPSMGDCNDFAVTKRHELLQSGLPARALRLSVVTTASGVGHLVLVVATTKGDLVLDNLTETIRTWQQTDYHWLKIQSTSDARFWYEIRTPGVAVSQADRKIRLAYRRIN from the coding sequence ATGACGCGGACTGCATCAGCAATACTGGCATTCGCCGCTTTGGCCGGCGGTCTTTTTGCGGACGAAGCGCATGCGCGCAATCGTCATTCGCAAGACATCGGCCCTTCCTCGCCGATCGCGGAATCTGCGCCAACGCTGGCTCCGTTCCAGCACGTCCGCTTTTGTCTTCGCTATCCTTCCGAGTGCAAATCGGATCCGATGGAGAATGAGCGCATCGACATGAATGCGGAAAATTCCGAACTGCTCGATCGCATCAACCGCGGCGTCAACGCTTCGATCATCCCGATGGCCAAGAGCTACGGCACGGAGCTGCAGGATGGCTGGACGATCTCGCCGTCCATGGGCGACTGCAATGATTTCGCGGTCACCAAGCGTCACGAGCTGCTTCAGAGCGGCCTCCCCGCGAGAGCCCTGCGGCTGTCGGTGGTCACGACCGCTTCCGGAGTTGGTCACCTGGTTCTCGTCGTCGCCACGACCAAGGGCGACCTCGTGCTCGACAATCTGACCGAGACGATCCGGACCTGGCAGCAGACCGACTATCATTGGCTGAAGATCCAGTCCACGTCCGATGCCAGGTTCTGGTACGAGATTAGGACTCCCGGCGTTGCAGTGTCCCAAGCCGATCGAAAGATCCGTCTGGCTTATCGAAGGATCAATTGA
- the galE gene encoding UDP-glucose 4-epimerase GalE: MSNILVAGGAGYIGSHTCLDLFSKGHTPVVYDNLSNGHAEFVKWGPLEVGDIRDRSRLDQVLAKYRPQAIIHFAAAIEVAESVQDPAAYYDNNVGGTITLLRAAQAAGINKIVFSSTCATYGIPQSIPMDEAHAQAPINPYGRSKLIVEQILKDLDRHQGFRSFVLRYFNAAGADPEGRIGEWHSPETHAIPIALDAALGRRPHFQVLGTDYDTRDGSCVRDFVHVLDLADAHTRAVEHLLDNGTSHALNLGTGNGTTVKELVDTIRRVVGKSFEVKYGPRREGDSPALVADNGLARRTIGWSPRHDLSAIIDTAWNWHANYLPG, from the coding sequence ATGAGCAATATTCTTGTAGCTGGCGGTGCGGGATATATCGGGTCACACACCTGCCTCGACCTGTTCAGCAAGGGCCATACACCGGTCGTGTACGACAACCTTTCGAACGGTCATGCCGAGTTCGTCAAATGGGGACCGCTCGAAGTCGGCGACATCCGGGACCGCAGTCGCCTGGACCAGGTTCTCGCCAAATACAGACCGCAAGCGATCATTCACTTTGCCGCGGCGATTGAAGTTGCGGAGTCGGTGCAAGACCCGGCCGCCTATTACGACAACAATGTCGGCGGCACGATCACGCTGCTGCGCGCGGCGCAGGCCGCCGGCATCAACAAGATCGTGTTTTCGTCGACCTGCGCCACCTACGGAATCCCGCAGTCGATACCGATGGATGAGGCTCACGCGCAGGCGCCGATAAATCCGTATGGCCGAAGCAAGTTGATCGTCGAACAGATATTGAAGGACCTCGATCGCCATCAGGGCTTTCGCTCCTTCGTTCTGCGCTATTTCAATGCTGCCGGCGCCGATCCCGAAGGCAGGATCGGGGAATGGCATTCGCCGGAAACGCACGCCATTCCGATCGCGCTGGACGCAGCGCTTGGCCGCCGTCCTCATTTTCAGGTGCTGGGGACCGACTACGATACGCGCGACGGCTCATGCGTGCGCGATTTCGTTCACGTTCTTGATCTCGCTGACGCGCACACGCGCGCCGTCGAGCATCTGCTCGACAATGGCACGAGCCACGCCCTCAATCTCGGCACGGGAAACGGAACGACGGTGAAGGAACTTGTCGACACCATCAGGCGCGTCGTGGGCAAGAGCTTCGAGGTCAAATACGGTCCGCGTCGCGAAGGCGACTCCCCTGCCCTTGTTGCCGACAATGGCCTGGCGCGGCGCACGATCGGCTGGTCGCCGCGGCACGATCTCAGCGCGATCATCGATACGGCCTGGAACTGGCACGCGAACTACCTGCCGGGCTGA
- a CDS encoding sugar transferase has product MTPKRTLDILLAISGIILLAPLLIICFLATVVTSPGPALFRHRRVGFNGKHFDCLKFRTMVTDAPERLRKLLESDPVAAAEWAANRKLRHDPRVTAIGAILRKSSLDELPQLFNVLRGDMSIVGPRPVTDEELERYTTSIGAYLACRPGITGLWQVSGRSRTTYDKRVACDTFYAHNWSMTLDAKILIVTLPAVLAADSAY; this is encoded by the coding sequence ATGACTCCGAAGCGGACGCTGGATATTTTGTTGGCGATTTCAGGAATTATCCTGCTCGCCCCGCTTCTCATCATCTGCTTCCTCGCGACGGTCGTCACGTCGCCTGGTCCTGCCCTTTTTCGCCACCGGCGCGTCGGCTTCAACGGCAAGCACTTTGATTGCTTGAAATTCCGCACGATGGTGACGGATGCGCCGGAGCGGCTGCGCAAGCTGCTGGAATCCGATCCGGTGGCGGCGGCCGAATGGGCCGCAAACCGCAAGTTGCGGCACGACCCGCGGGTGACCGCGATCGGCGCCATCCTCCGCAAATCAAGCCTCGACGAACTGCCCCAGCTCTTCAACGTCCTGAGGGGCGACATGAGCATCGTCGGGCCGCGCCCTGTCACCGACGAAGAACTCGAGCGCTATACGACCTCGATCGGTGCGTACCTCGCTTGCAGACCCGGGATCACCGGATTGTGGCAGGTAAGCGGCCGCAGCAGGACCACGTATGACAAGCGCGTCGCCTGTGACACGTTCTATGCGCATAACTGGTCGATGACGCTCGACGCGAAAATACTGATCGTTACCCTCCCTGCTGTCCTCGCTGCCGACAGCGCGTACTGA